The region ATATCCGAACACATGCAAGCACAAATAAATTCATTAGATGCCGCCTCAAGAAATACACAAAACAGTATTTGTATGCTTCAAACAGCAGAGGGTGGTCTTAATGAAACTCAATCTATACTTCAAAGGATGAACGAACTTGCCACTCAAGCAGCTAACGGCACTAATTCACCTACAGCTATAAGTGGAATTAAAAGTGAATTATCTCAATTAGAGGATGAAATAAGTCATATATGCAATTCAACTAATTTTAACGGCATAAATTTATTAGGATCTTCGTCAAACTTAAATATGCAAATTGGTGCAACCGATAATTCCTATGATAAACTCTCATTAAACCTATCATCATTTAATACTGCTAAGTCCTTAGCAAGCATAATTAATGGTGGAAGTATAAATGTTGACAATGTGACTGACGCGCGTAATTCAATTTCAGTTATTCAAAATGCAATTGATGAGATATCATCATCTAGATCTTTAATTGGTGCATATGAGAATAGACTTAATTATTCAATAGATAATTTGAATAGTGAAGAAGAAAATCTAACATCAGCAGAATCTAAAATTACAGATGCTGATATGGCAAAGGAAATATTACAATATTCAAAATACAGTCTTCTTCAACAAGTCGCTCGAGCTATGATGTCTCAGGCCTTACATCAAGAACCAAATAGTGTGCTAAAACTGCTCGATTCATTGTAATTTAATTTTGGTTCACTTTTAAAGAACGTAACTGTATATCATAATAAAGTGAAAAGCACTTCCTGCCATAACAAATATATGAAAAATTTCATGAAATCCAAAATATTTTCCGTTTCTAATAGGCCATTTTAATGCATATATTACTCCACCTAAACTATAAACAATTCCTCCTAGAACCATAAATACAATTCCAGGGAGCGCCATAATTTTGCTTATAGGTGCAAATGCAAACACAACTAGCCACCCCATAGCTATATAAAATAAAGTGTATAACCACCTTGGAGCATTGAACCAAACAAGTTTTAGTACTATTCCAAGTATAGCAACTGCCCATATTGAAAATAATATGATATTTCCGGTTTTACCTGTTAACGTTATTAAACATATAGGCGTATATGTTCCAGCTATTAAAACAAATATCATCATATGGTCTATCCTTCTTAAAACAGCTGTGATTTTTTTAGATACGTTTATTAGATGATACGAAGCACTAGCTGAATATAAAAGTATTAAGCTAAAACCAAAAACTAAAGAAGCAACAATGCTAGTTTTACTATTTAAGCTTATAGAATGATAAATCATAAATATAAGTGCAATAACTGATAACACTGCACCTGCCAAATGAGTTAATCCACTTACGGGATCCTTTAATTTTGATAACATAATATCACCTTCTAATAAAATTTCATCATGTAGTTTTCAAAACTACGTTATATTATATTAATATAATATCTCATATTTATATGTATTGCAATGGTTATTTGAAATTTATATCTAGATTTATTAGTATTACTAATTTAATTATATAAGTACCATTGCAAAATATTTTATTATCTCTTTATATATTTTACCACTAATAATAAAATAAATTCATGTTGTTACATTAGATACAATACTATATAATATAAAAAGGTGATAATATGGATAATGAAATTTTAGAACTAGCAAAGCAAATACTTAATTGTAGTGAAATTAAAAACCACGAAATTCCAGATATAAATTTATATATGGATCAAGTTACATCCTTTATGGATAGCAAACTTAAAAATCTTAAAAGAAATGAAAATGATATAATTTTAACCAAAACCATGATAAATAACTACACTAAAAATAAACTTATTACGCCACCAGTAAAAAAGAGATACAGCAAAGAAAATTTAATGATGCTTATATTTATATACCATCTAAAACAATCTCTTTCTATTAGCGACATAGGTAGCTTAATGAATTTTATAGTTGATGACGCTAAAAGCACTAATCTTAACGAACTGTACAATGATTTTGTTGATATTGAAAAAAATACTTCTGCTTCATTTATTGAAAATTTAACCTCCAAAATAAATTTCATAAAAGAAACAACTGATAAAAATCATGATAAAAGTGAAAAACTTTTTTTATTAGTAATTGAATTGATTCTGAGTGCTAATATAGAAAAAAGAATGGCAGAAAAAATAATCGATACTTATTTCCAAAATGATGATGAGAAGTAACAGTATTTTTAAACATTAAATAAAAATGGGAAGTAACAATATTTTGGAACATTAAATAAAATTAATAAATCTAAGGGTGATATTTTAAAAATCCTAAGAAATTTCAATAACTCACTAACGTTCAGACAAATTGAAATTTCTAAGTCTTTTCAAAATATCACCCTAAGATTTATAAAATTTTATTTAAATTGTTCCCAAAATATTGTTACTTCCCATAAGAGGTAAAAACAAGGAAGATTTTCTTCCGCTACGCTGCGGAAAATCTAAATTAAAGGTTTATACGTAGTTTTAATAATAAAAATACTAAGAAATTTTAATAACTTGGTTTTCGCCTCAGACAAATTAAAATTTCTAAGCCTTTTCATTATTTAGGGCAAAGTCTTATTGAGTTTTATTTAAATCGTTTCCAAAATACTGTTACTTCCCATTGATGGTAAAGCAATGTAAATTTTTCCCCGCTTCTCTACGAAAAATATCAAATAACTATATAATATCTTGTCACAGAAAACTAACCATTAAAGAATGTATATATGATCACATCCTAAGCACTTATATAATCATTACCCTTATTAACCTAGTGCAGACACTCTCATATTTATGCAAAACCTATCACCTACTGACCGGCTAAGCAATGATGTCAACACCCCACAAATATTGATGACTAGTACACATTATTTACTCCCAAAATTCCGTAAGCACGGAGGAATTTTTTCCTTGCTTTACTCCAAAAGGAAAGTAACAATGCTGAAGGAACAATTAAAAAAAATCCTAATAAATCTTGAATTAAAAATCATAAAATACTTAGATATTTCAATTTGTCTGAGCATTTTCCCAGCGAGTTATTGAAATATCTTAGGATTTTATGATTTTTAATTCTTAGATTTATAGGATTTTTTTAATGTTCCAAAGCATTGTTACTTCCCTTTGTTTATTTATACATATATTTCCTTGTCCATGGAATATCATTGTTAATCCCTTTGGTGAATAAGAATTGATGTATATCAATATTACCGCAGTTAAAAGACGCTGCACAAGCATTAAGATACATTCTCCACATTCTTATAAATCTTTCATCTTTCATCTTTCTAACTTCATCAATGGAATTCTCAAAATTCCTTGTCCAATTTTCAAGAGTTCGTCCATAATGTCTTCTTAAACTTTCAACATCTACTATATAAAAATTCTGCTCAGCAATGTTATCAATTAATTCTCTAATGGCAGGTACATATCCACCAGGAAAAATGTAATTATTTATCCAAGTATTTGTTCCACCATTTTTAATTCCAGTTATACAGTGAAGAAGTGAGATACCACCATTATTTAAAAGTTTATTAATAGCTTCAAAATATTCATGTATATTCTTTTTACCCACATGTTCTATCATTCCAACACTTACTATTCTATCAAAAGTTCTATTTTTTATTTCTCTATAATCTTGAAGTATTACATCTACTCTGCCCTCAAGTCCTTCTTTTTTTATTCTTTCTTTGCAAGCTTTAAATTGTTCTTCACTTAAAGTTACACCAAGGGCTTTAGCTCCATATTCTTTGGCTGCTTTTATTATAAGATTTCCCCAACCACATCCTATATCAAGCAAAGTATTGTCCTTTTTAATTGATAATTTCTTTAATATATGTTCTACCTTGTTATTTTGGGCTTCTTCTAAAGTATCATTCTCAGATTTAAAATATCCACATGAATATGTCATAGTTTTATCAAGCCATAATTTATAAAAATCATTTCCTATATCATAGTGATATTTTATATCATTTTTGCTCTTTCTGATTGTGTTAGGTAAAATTTTAATAAGCTTTGAATATTTCTCTCCATTACTTATAAAACTATCTTTATTATTATAAAGGGATTCTATAACATCTTGTACATTTCCTTCAATATCTAATTTTTTGTCCATATATGCTTCACCTAATGTCATACTCGGATCTCTTATAACATCTCCCTTAGGTATGGGCTCATAGAAAATTATTCTGAATTTTGGATCACCATCGCCATATTTTTCTGTATCTCCATCCCAATATTTAACTTCACATGGGTCAGAAAAAAGTCCCTTAAATAATGTCTTATAAAATATTTTATTTGTATCCATCCAATCCCTCCTAAAGATTATTATTTTAAAATGTATTTAATTTATTTAATAACATTTTCATATTATTTAATGTTTGCATGAGTAACTTTAAATCATCATCATTTAATTTATAAAGTTTTCTGCTAAATAAATCCTTTAAGCACTTTTCATAATTCTTAATAATTTCATTTCCATTATCTGTGAGTGATATATATATAATTCTTCTATCATTTTTATCATATATTCTCTTTGCCAAATCACTCTTAACTAACCTATCCACCCAACATGTAACATTAGGCTTATGTGCATAAAGTACTTTTCCCAAATCGGTAATAGTAATTTTTTTATATTTATCTAAAACAAATAAAACTTTAATATGAGCTTTAGATAAATTATCATCAATAACAATATCATCAAAAATTTTTATAATTGCTTTCGCAAATACAGGGGTAACTGAAAAAATATCATTTAGCAATTCACTAATTTGTTGATCTTCCATTCTTATACCTCTTCAAAATTTTATTATATTTTGTAACTGTTATATATTATAACAAATTTCTATTTAAAATAAAAGCTTGTGTGCTTTATAGGCAAAATACACCACTAAAAAGTGCTGCATTAACTAATAAAAACTCAAACATAGCTGCCAGTCGTCTAGTTTTTCTTGCTAAGTTATAGTTTTATCACATTCTTTCGCCACTCTCATATTAATTCCCCCAAAACATCTCAGCTTCACCAATTACAACCTTTACCTCTTAATTATATGATGTCCTTTTAACTTAATTCACAATACTTTAAAACTACAAATTATTAATTTTTAACGCAACAGCTTCATACCTTGCATATGATAATCTTAACAGCAAATTAGTAATTACTACTACATTATATAGATAACAAAGTAAATCTATACATTTCACACCTAAAATTTCCTAGGCACAAAGAAATTTTTCCCTTTCTTTACTCTTAAATGGAAGTAACAGGGCTAAAGGAACTATTTAATCCTAATGAATATTATCATATACGAGGTTTGGGCTCTGCCCATTATCCTTCTTAACCCAATACAGGCACTCTCTAGATTACACAAGGTTTGGGCAATTTAGGAAATGCTTATATGGAGTTGTTGGTGATAATGTAAAAAATGCCTATTGATAATTAAGAAGGATAATGGGTCTTTGACCCAAACCCCGTATATGATCGTTATCCTTCTTTACTTAATATAGGCAATCTTTATATTATAAAACATTTAGATAAGCCTTTGAATCAAAGTTGTTAGCCATAAATATTAAAATAGTCTGTATTTTGTACAAAAAGATAATAGATATATGGCACAAATAAAATTCCGTAGGCACGGAAAAATTTTTTCCTTGCTTTGCCCTTAAAGGGAAGTAACAGTGCTGAAGGAACGATTTAAAAAAATCCTAATAAATCTTAGATTTATAGGATTTTTTTAATGTTCCAAAGCACTGTTACTTCCCTTAGAAAGAATTACTGTAGTCATTATAATACACATAGTTCCTATCCCTTGAAAAATAGTAAATGTTGTATTTAAAAATATCAATGACAGAAATGCAGCTGATAAAGGTTCAAAAGCTCCAAGTACACTTGCCTCAGTTGGTTTTATATGTTTCAAACTATCCATATAAAGCATAAACGGAATTAAAGTTCCCAAAACAATTACTACAGCAACTAAAACAACAGCACTTACAGATAGCTTGCCCACAAAATTAAATGGACTATGAATAAAAGACATAAAAATACCACCTAATAGCATTCCCCAACCTGTAACAACATTAGAACCCCATTTTGCTAAAATACGTCTTGGCAAAAGTGTATTAAACGCAGCTGCAACTGCCGATATAATTCCCCAAAAGAGTGTGATTTTTGAAACAATAAGTGAGCTCATATTTCCATTAGTAATTATTAAAAATGTACCCATGAGTGCTAATAAAATAGCCATACATTCCTGGGGTGTTGGCAATTTTCGAAAGCGAAATATTAAAAATAAAGCAATTACTACCGGTGATAAATATTGAAGTATTGTAGCTGTAGCCGCATTACTGTATTTAATTGTAATAAAATATGTATATTGCACTCCAAGCATACCTATAAAACTAAAAACTATAATACTAAATATGTCATGTTTAGTACTAAATATTTTAAATATGTTATTTTTTAATATTGTATGTGTGAAAAAGAGAAGACAAATTCCTGATACCAGTAATCTAATTACGACAAGCCACTCAGGACTAAACCCTTCACTTTGAAACAAATATTGAGCTGACGTCCCAGATATCCCCCATAGACTAGCAGCCACCATGGCAAATATTCTGCCTCTTCTTCTAAAATAAATTTCTTGTGATATATTTTCTTTTAGCATTAAATTTTACACACCTTTATTCATATTTATATTCAAAAAAATAATTATGCATTTAACAAACTTTATACTCTGCTTAATGCATAAATTATATTTCTAGGACATTAATTTTACCACACCAATAATATTTATTCAATAAAATACATAACTATCAAAATATTTTTAATTTGAATGTCCCAATTCATTTACTGCATTTTTTATCGCCGCATCAATTAATTCTTTTTTATTTTCATCTATATCTATATTAAGCTCTTTTAAAACAGACTCAACAACACTTTCAGCAACTTTTGTCCTTTCATCTTTACTTATATCTCCTGCATGATATAATTGTTCCGCATCGCCAACAGCTATTTGAGCCCATTTCTGCACTATATCTAAAATATTTAATACACCATTATTGGGTACTGCACTTTTAACAATAGTTAAAATCTTTCCTGAGGAATCCACTGCTTTTCTAGTTTGTTCAAGCACATCGTTTACATCTATTCCCCTTTTCTTTAAAATTGGAAATACTATTAACATAACCATAATAGCACCAGCCAATACTCCAAGAATACTTGACCAGGTTATTAATTGAATATTTGTCATAATAATCACCTTCCTAAAATTATACTACTCTAGGAAAACAAAAATGTGACATGTCATGTGCACCTTTCTCAAGAAATAATATTAAAGGATTTTAAGAAATTATGAAGAATATTAATATATTAAGCAGAAATTTTAGAGAACATCAAGTTTCCTAAATTATATGCATTTCTTAGAAAATTCTTTGAATAGAAATTTACTAATTTGAATCTATATAAATCATATTTTAGATTGGAGTTTACCCGTTTATGGAATCCTTTGTAAAAGAACTTGAAAATACAGAAGTGCTTTCAATTAAAGATATAATTAAAATAAAAAGTTATATCTATAAAAAGTATACCAATTTTTCCAATGCTCAAAAAGCCAAGATTCTATCAAACACAGTACACCAAGTACTGGACAAAAATATCAAAGGATTAAGCACTGAACATTCCAATGCTATAGAAAAAAATCTTTTAAAATCTTTAATAGTAGACAAGAAAGCATCAATAAAATTAAGCGATATATTCAATACTTATATTTCATTTAAAGATAACTCAACTGATTATTCTGAAAGCCTTTTGAATTGGCTTAACCTTCACACAAAATGCGAGATTTCAAAAGCACAGTTAGAAGAAACTTTTAATCTTAATTTTACCGAAGAAGCAAGTGTTATAACTTCTCCATCACAAGAAGTAACTGACTATAACGATATGACCCATGCTGCTCCTTCTAGTAAAAATTTCAAACTGATATCTATATTGTTATCTCTATGCCTAGTTGTAATATCTTCAGCTTGCTTTATCAAATTTAAAACTTCTACAAACAGCTCATCACTAGGAAATGCAAAATCTAAAAATATAAGTGCACAAATTAAATCAACTAAATATTCAAAAAAAGAAGAATTAAATCTTCCTAATGAATTTAAATATAGAGAAATAAATTCAGAAGCAACTAAAAAATATTTGAATAGCAAAAACTCATTATTAGCCTCTGAACCTTATTTTTCAAAAATAATTAATGCATGCAAAGACCGCAATTTAAACCCCTTAGTATTATTTGCAATAGCCGGTCAAGAACAAGCCTTTGTACCAAAGGATAATCCAGACTCTAAAAAAATAGCAAATAATCCTTTCAACGTTTATCATAGCTGGAAAGAATATAATACAAATATAGAAGATTCATCAAAAATAGCTGCAAAAACTGTAATCAGCTTATGCAGCAACTTGCCTAAAGATAAAGAACCTTTCCACTGGATAAATAAAAATTATGCAGAAGATAAAAATTGGGCAGATGGTGTCCAAAGCATATTCAATCAGCTGCAAAAGATCAATTAATTGTTCTTATTATTTTGTTATTTTATAATTTACATCCTCCGTAAAATTCACAGGAGCTTTTATGTCTTGTAAAATTCCTGCATTACTATCTTCTAAAAATGTAATAAATCCGCTTATATCGTATTTAATTTGAGTATTATGAATAAGACCTGTTTTTTTATCAATGCTAAGTTTTCCATTTCCGTTACCTTTTAAATCAACTTCAGCTTTTAAATCATTAAGATAAATTTTCTTAGCTTTTTCTCCAGATGAAATAGTATCTTTTTCAGATAAGTTTATTAAGCCATCTTTTTCACTATTAAAAGTATATTTACTAATAATATTCATATCAACAGATTTCTTTAGACTTGATTTTTTTGTCCATTTATCACCCTGTTTGATTTTATTTCCATTAGTATAATTCATAGTATCTTCAATATATTTTTTCACAGAATCATCACTGAAATTTTCATTTAAACATGTCCTTGTAATTTCCCTTGTATTGTCATCTAATTTAGCTTTTTGCACTAAATTATTAATCATGCCGTCAACTCCATGCATATATAAAACCTTACCATTTTTATTCAAAGTGATTGTGCAGTCTTGCTTCATTATATTGTCATATATTGTATTCAAGGGATTATTACTATCCTTTTTTTCAGAATTATATGCTATATTTCCCGAATAGGTATTATACTCCATGTTGATTCTTTTGTACTTGTAATTTAAAATTACATTTCCATCATTATCCACATTCCTTACATTGATACTCATATCATAATTTTCTTTATCTTCTACACTCATATCTTTGTTCAACATATTAATTGTAAATTTAGAATTATCAACACGCTGCAAAGTATACCTATCTCCTTCTTTCACCCCAAGTTTAAGTACTGTATCCTTGCTCCCGCATCCATTTAACGTAATAACTGATAATAGCACACACATACCTATAGCTATTCTTTTTATTTTCATTTGCTCCTCCTGATGTAAAACATATTATTTTTTCTAACCCTTCTATCACAGTAGCAACTTTCGTCAATTATTCTTTTTCTCTATGTGCAAATTCAAAATATTGAAAACCACCAAATGTAAATAGTACTACTGACATTAATACTATTATAATAGCATTGGGAAATATTCTAGATTTCTCCACACTGTCTATAACCCAATAAAATGGATTTAACTTCTTAAATTTTATTATATTGGTACCCATGCTGCTTTCACTAATACCACTTGAAAACATCATCATTAAAGCAATCATTGCTCCAACTACTGATATAAGCATATCTGTTTTAAACATTCTAGATAGCATAATTTCTATTCCAATACACAATATGCTCATAAGCCCAATATTTAAAATTACTATACCAAATTCGCTGAAATTATGTCTAAATACTATAGAAATCACAAAAAAAGCCATTGAATATAAAATCATTTGAACAATAAACATAGAAATATAAATACTTAACATTATAGAATATGTACTATTACCTGTTACTGTAAGCCTTTCAATCACTTTATCCTTTTTAAGTCTTAACAAATCTATACTTAAAATCATAGAAAAAGCCAACATTAAATATAGAAGAGTAAATGTATCACTGTTGTAACTTTTATTTTCTATTTTCCTATTATATTTTATACTTATACTATTTGGGTGTTTTTCATTCGATATATTATCGGCTATTATATTATTTAATTTTAGTTCTAACTTGCTTTCAAAAACAGCTTCAGCATTACTGTTCTTAGTTTTATATGAATTTATGGTAGGCTTCACACCCTTATTTACACTTTCTGAAAAGTTTTGTGGCAATTCATATACCGCATAGTATTTATACTGTTTTAGTTTTTGAAGTGCTTCAGTTTTACTGTGATAAACATCCCTTATTCCCAAACTTTTAATAAATTCATTTGCACGATATCCTTTATCCAAATTTATTATGGCTGTCTTGTAACTACTGTCATCACTAACCAAATTATTACTAAAAACATTCATTGAATTCACTAAAATTACAGGAAGAATAAACATCACTAATATATTTTTAAAATTTTTTAAATACCGTATACAATTTGAAAATACCATTCTAAAAAAATTCAAATTTTATTCCTCCCATGATGTTTTAACTTTTACTAATGAAACAAGATAAAATACAGTTGACACAACAATCATAATAAACAAATCCGCACTGATAGCCTGAAATGAATTGAACATAATAGCATTTTTATATGCACTTGATATAAAGCTTAAAGGAGAATATTTTGCCATGGCCAAATAAATAGTATTATTGACTTCTTTTAAAGGTATAAATCCTCCTCCCAAAATAGTCTCAACAACTAGCAGCAATGTGAGAATTAGCTGAGAATATATTTTATTAAAAAATACATTGCAAAATCCAGAAACTGCTGCGCAGAACATACTCTGCCCTACTAATATTAAAATCCAATTAATTAAATTAACGTTTGTAAAGGCAACACCCGAAACTATAAAAGCCAATATATAAACTGCTCCTAAACAGAAACTATATACAAAATATATTAAAACATTTATATTGAATAAACCTTCTTTTTTTATAGGCGTAGATACTAATCTTTTAAAAACTCCCGTTTTTCTATCAATATCATGAGATTTAGTACAACCCATAAGTATAACTATTATCATATAACCTATTAAAGATGATGCTTCAATTTCATATGCAGATAATGTTCTATCTCCCTTAACCACGTTGTTTTTAAATGTTTTAGTAATCATAGCAGCATCATATGCTTTTTTATTATTTGTGCAAAATCCTTCACTATAGTCTTTTATTATATTTTTAATTAGCTTCTCATTATAATCTGAAATATGCTTCTTTTCATCAACCGTTATTTCTACTGACTTATATTTTTTTAAATTTTCACCATATCCCTTATTTACAGTTATAATATAATCACCTTTTGATGAAACATTAAAAATCTGTCCAGTTTCTTTACCTTTAAATAAATTTTTAAAATCCTTAGATTCTTCACTTTTGTCATTATCAACTATAGTAATATTTACCTTATCAAAATTTGATGCACTGTCATAAACATCTTTAAAAAAATGCCCCAGTACAAAACATATTGAAAGTGGCATTACTCCGTATACAATGATAATCTGCTTCCAGTTTAAAACAATTCCTTTAATAGTGAGCATACTCACAATTTTAGCTTTCATATACTTCACCCTAGTCCCTCAATTTTTTACCTGTAAGAGCAAGAAAAACCTCTTCTAAAGATGCTTCTTTTTTTTCAAAATTAATTATATTTTTGTTTTCTCTCGATATAACTTTAAGCAAATTTTCAATTTTAAACTTATATTCATCTATAAATAGGTTAATTAAGTCTCCTTCAATAGAGTAACCTTTAACTCCTTCTATTTCCCTAAGTGCAAGCAAAATTTCATTATCTACATCTTGAATTCTAAGTGATATGGTACCATAAATATTCGTAAGAGACTTTATTTCTGCTTTGCTGCCACTTGCAATTTCCTTCCCTAAGTCCAAAATAAATATATTTCTGCACAAAATCTCTACTTCCTCCATATAGTGAGAAGTATAAATAATCGTGGTTTTTTCTTCTTTATTAACTTTCCTTATGTACTCAAAAATGCAATTTCTAGATTGCGGATCTACACCTACCGTTGGCTCATCCATTATGAGAATTTTAGGCTTATGCATTATAGATGCTGCTAA is a window of Clostridium pasteurianum DNA encoding:
- a CDS encoding ABC transporter ATP-binding protein; translation: MNSMVEVKNITKRFNDKLVLDNISFNVHEGDIFGFIGPNGAGKSTLINIMAGILRPSSGDIKLGGHSILREPIEAKKLIGLVPQELALMDNFSAYDNLKYFGAFYGMSGNLLKERINEVLHITGLTERKNDKVKKFSGGMKRRLNLAASIMHKPKILIMDEPTVGVDPQSRNCIFEYIRKVNKEEKTTIIYTSHYMEEVEILCRNIFILDLGKEIASGSKAEIKSLTNIYGTISLRIQDVDNEILLALREIEGVKGYSIEGDLINLFIDEYKFKIENLLKVISRENKNIINFEKKEASLEEVFLALTGKKLRD